In a genomic window of Patescibacteria group bacterium:
- a CDS encoding glycosyltransferase family 39 protein, translating to MPVNIKPWHITILLFVILIPVALSINFMQNDEWVHYLTVSNFLSKNFTLYPIIGSTFYTQGLMATIFSRIFTVKSLPVLTLIVSVGNFYIFSRIISLYTAKRSVIILLSLLFFLNPLHIYSTFGFMTENYLVFFCLLSLYFFLKFNHKERKKDFHLALLFTVLAFFVKQNAILLALSFGIYLMVIKKWKYALSCVFTILILLVFYQFVFPQTQTMQEIKGIHLDNFSHATSTYSIIFTSLIYLMAFVGPLALILILRSVKSLKQGVVLITISVVITVLLTHLLNLSFTARGEFPYFQNIAERSGFYANSINGLKYSFAGNFVFYQILDIFSKLSVGFLVTYLIFNPKGLINPLLIFILINALSLNLNQSYRTIYDRYLLLSFPMLICFFAYSIKLPLKQFEKILIGGFVLFLLFLNYQFVADFILNNRYVWARSKELTESGVAPNKINPSHAWRMLYPNPKDPKTDEHDYTYIFSYNKDDEDLQNMGYKTSETKKISYPLSFFIDPYIYLYER from the coding sequence ATGCCAGTAAACATTAAACCTTGGCACATTACAATTTTGCTATTTGTGATCTTGATTCCAGTTGCTTTATCTATCAACTTTATGCAAAACGATGAGTGGGTTCACTATTTAACAGTCAGCAATTTTCTTAGCAAGAACTTTACGCTGTATCCAATCATCGGATCGACCTTTTACACGCAGGGCCTGATGGCAACAATTTTTTCCAGAATATTTACTGTTAAATCATTACCCGTTTTGACCTTAATAGTATCCGTTGGAAACTTTTATATATTTTCTAGAATTATCTCACTTTATACAGCAAAAAGATCGGTGATAATACTATTATCACTTCTATTTTTTCTTAATCCTCTACACATTTACTCTACATTTGGTTTTATGACCGAAAACTATTTGGTTTTCTTTTGCCTACTTTCCTTATATTTCTTCTTAAAATTTAACCATAAAGAAAGAAAAAAAGATTTTCACCTAGCATTACTTTTTACTGTCTTAGCCTTTTTTGTCAAGCAAAATGCGATTTTGTTGGCTCTAAGTTTTGGGATATATCTTATGGTCATTAAGAAATGGAAATATGCTCTGTCTTGCGTTTTTACCATTCTAATTCTGTTGGTTTTTTACCAATTTGTTTTTCCACAGACACAAACAATGCAAGAGATAAAAGGGATCCATTTAGACAATTTCTCCCATGCAACTAGCACTTACTCCATTATCTTTACCTCCCTAATTTACTTAATGGCATTTGTCGGGCCACTCGCTTTAATACTAATATTAAGAAGCGTTAAATCGTTAAAACAGGGGGTTGTTTTAATCACAATATCGGTTGTTATAACCGTACTGCTTACTCATTTACTTAATCTTAGCTTTACCGCGCGAGGCGAATTCCCTTATTTTCAAAACATTGCTGAAAGATCGGGATTTTACGCTAACAGTATTAACGGGTTAAAATACTCCTTTGCTGGAAATTTTGTTTTTTACCAAATATTAGACATCTTTAGCAAATTATCGGTGGGGTTTCTCGTAACTTATCTAATTTTTAATCCCAAAGGACTGATTAACCCCTTGCTAATATTTATACTTATTAATGCTTTATCCTTAAACCTTAACCAAAGTTACCGAACAATTTACGATAGATACCTTTTACTAAGTTTTCCCATGTTGATTTGTTTTTTTGCATATAGTATTAAGTTACCTTTAAAACAATTTGAGAAGATACTAATTGGAGGATTTGTACTGTTTTTGCTTTTCCTTAATTACCAATTTGTTGCCGATTTCATTCTTAATAACCGTTATGTCTGGGCAAGATCTAAAGAGTTGACAGAGAGCGGTGTTGCCCCAAATAAAATTAACCCTTCCCATGCTTGGAGAATGCTTTACCCAAACCCCAAAGATCCAAAAACTGATGAGCATGATTACACATACATTTTTAGTTATAATAAAGACGATGAGGATTTGCAAAATATGGGATATAAAACCAGTGAAACAAAAAAAATTTCTTATCCACTGTCATTTTTTATTGACCCCTACATTTACCTTTACGAAAGATGA